From the Candidatus Angelobacter sp. genome, one window contains:
- a CDS encoding ABC transporter — NVMVRELSLGERMKMELIASLLHQPRVLFLDEPTIGLDVVSQKTVREFLCEYNATHKTTILLTSHYMADIQELCKRVIIIDKGVISFDGLLSEVVDKFADFKLITIQCGGANQCPREDLKRFGEVVEHSEAAIKLKVKRDRVISVCKALLDGLPVTDIDIQEVPIEDIIRQIFAR; from the coding sequence TCAACGTGATGGTGCGCGAACTTTCCCTCGGCGAACGGATGAAGATGGAACTGATCGCCTCGCTGCTTCACCAGCCCAGGGTCCTATTCCTGGACGAGCCGACCATCGGGCTGGACGTCGTCTCGCAAAAGACCGTCCGAGAATTTCTTTGCGAATACAACGCCACGCACAAGACGACCATCCTGCTCACCAGCCATTACATGGCGGACATCCAGGAGCTTTGCAAACGCGTCATCATCATCGACAAAGGCGTCATCTCCTTCGATGGGCTCCTCAGTGAAGTGGTGGACAAATTCGCCGACTTCAAACTCATCACGATCCAGTGTGGCGGAGCCAATCAATGTCCGCGGGAAGACTTGAAACGGTTTGGTGAAGTCGTCGAGCACAGCGAAGCAGCGATCAAACTGAAGGTGAAGCGCGACCGCGTGATTTCCGTTTGCAAAGCGCTCCTGGACGGGCTGCCCGTCACCGACATTGACATTCAAGAAGTGCCGATCGAAGACATCATCCGACAAATCTTTGCAC